A genomic stretch from Burkholderia pyrrocinia includes:
- a CDS encoding DUF2164 domain-containing protein, whose amino-acid sequence MAIELDKEVRDRAIASLQRYFTENMDEPIGNIQAGALLHFFVEEIAPAIYNLAIADAQERLHARVAELDIDCHEEPFEYWKKQQPGRKR is encoded by the coding sequence ATGGCCATCGAACTGGACAAGGAAGTACGCGACCGCGCAATCGCGTCGCTGCAACGCTATTTCACAGAAAACATGGACGAGCCGATCGGCAACATCCAGGCTGGCGCGCTGCTGCACTTCTTCGTCGAGGAGATCGCGCCAGCGATCTACAACCTCGCGATCGCCGACGCGCAGGAACGCCTGCACGCGCGAGTCGCCGAGCTCGACATCGACTGCCACGAAGAGCCGTTCGAGTACTGGAAGAAACAACAGCCGGGCCGCAAGCGCTGA
- a CDS encoding replication-associated recombination protein A, which translates to MSDLFQVEPRRPLAEALRPKTLAEVIGQTHLLGEGKPLRLAFESGKPHSMILWGPPGVGKTTLARLTALAFDCEFIALSAVLGGVKDIRESMEQAKDTLNRTGRHTILFVDEIHRFNKGQQDALLPFVESGLVTFIGATTENPSFEVNSALLSRAQVYVLKSLDDDEMRQLLKRAQEIALDGLAFDDKAIDTLVGYADGDARRFLNLLEQAQTAASSAGVATIDADFVSSAMTLNARRFDKGGDNFYDQISALHKSVRGSSPDGALYWFCRMIDGGADPKYLARRIVRMAWEDIGLADPRALQMANDAAETYERLGSPEGELALGQAVIYLACAAKSNAGYNAFNQAMAFVKQDKSREVPVHLRNAPTKLMKELGYGHAYRYAHDEPNAYAAGETYLPDGVREPHWYKPVPRGLESKIADKLAWLRELDREAGKKG; encoded by the coding sequence ATGTCCGACCTGTTTCAAGTCGAGCCGCGCCGGCCGCTCGCCGAGGCGCTGCGGCCGAAGACGCTCGCCGAGGTGATCGGCCAGACGCATTTGCTGGGCGAAGGCAAGCCGCTGCGGCTCGCGTTCGAATCGGGCAAGCCGCATTCGATGATCCTTTGGGGGCCGCCCGGCGTCGGCAAGACGACGCTCGCGCGGCTCACCGCGCTCGCGTTCGACTGCGAGTTCATTGCGCTGTCCGCGGTACTCGGCGGCGTGAAGGACATCCGCGAATCGATGGAGCAGGCGAAGGACACGCTGAACCGCACCGGTCGCCACACCATCCTGTTCGTCGACGAGATCCACCGCTTCAACAAGGGGCAGCAGGATGCATTGCTGCCGTTCGTCGAGTCGGGGCTTGTGACCTTCATTGGAGCTACGACCGAGAACCCGAGCTTCGAGGTCAACTCGGCCTTGCTGTCGCGTGCGCAGGTGTACGTGCTGAAGTCGCTGGACGACGACGAGATGCGCCAGTTGCTGAAGCGCGCGCAGGAAATCGCGCTCGACGGCCTCGCGTTCGACGACAAGGCGATCGATACGCTGGTCGGTTATGCGGACGGCGACGCGCGGCGCTTCCTGAACCTGCTCGAACAGGCGCAGACAGCAGCATCGTCGGCCGGCGTCGCGACGATCGACGCCGATTTCGTCAGCAGCGCGATGACGCTGAACGCGCGTCGCTTCGACAAGGGCGGCGACAACTTCTACGACCAGATCTCGGCGCTGCACAAGTCGGTGCGCGGTTCGAGCCCCGACGGCGCGCTGTACTGGTTCTGCCGGATGATCGACGGCGGCGCGGATCCGAAGTATCTCGCGCGGCGCATCGTGCGGATGGCGTGGGAAGACATCGGCCTCGCCGATCCGCGCGCGCTGCAGATGGCGAACGACGCGGCAGAGACCTACGAGCGGCTCGGCTCGCCGGAAGGCGAACTCGCGCTCGGGCAGGCGGTGATCTATCTCGCGTGCGCGGCGAAGAGCAACGCGGGCTACAACGCGTTCAACCAGGCGATGGCGTTCGTGAAGCAGGACAAGTCGCGCGAGGTGCCCGTGCATCTGCGCAACGCGCCGACCAAGCTGATGAAGGAACTCGGCTACGGCCACGCGTACCGTTACGCGCACGACGAACCGAACGCGTATGCGGCCGGCGAGACGTACCTGCCGGACGGGGTGCGCGAGCCGCACTGGTACAAGCCGGTGCCGCGCGGGCTCGAATCGAAGATCGCCGACAAGCTCGCGTGGCTGCGCGAGCTCGACCGCGAGGCCGGCAAGAAGGGTTGA
- the serS gene encoding serine--tRNA ligase, whose product MLDIQLLRKDLDGVAKRLADRGYTLDIAAFSALEAERRAIQTRTEELQARRNSLSKQIGAMKGKGEDTSAVMAEVGGIGDEMKAGEAKLGDIQARLSDLMLGMPNVAHESVPVGNDEADNVEARRWGTPRQFDFEVKDHVDVGTPLGLDFETGAKLAGARFTMLRGPIARLHRALAQFMIDTHTQQHGYTETYTPYIVNPEILYGTGQLPKFADDMFRVEKGGAENTVTQYLISTSEISLTNTVRESIVDASALPIKLTAHSPCFRSEAGSYGRDTRGMIRQHQFDKVEMVQVVAPETSYAALDEMVGHAEAILQKLGLPYRVITLCTGDMGFSAAKTFDLEVWLPAQNTYREISSCSNTEAFQARRMQARFRNAQGKPELVHTLNGSGLAVGRTLVAVLENYQNADGSVTVPEVLRPYMGGMERIDAPAQAS is encoded by the coding sequence ATGCTCGACATCCAGTTGCTGCGCAAAGACCTCGACGGCGTCGCGAAGCGCCTCGCCGATCGCGGCTACACTCTCGACATCGCCGCGTTCTCCGCACTCGAAGCGGAACGCCGCGCGATCCAGACCCGCACCGAAGAGCTCCAGGCGCGCCGCAACAGCCTGTCGAAGCAGATCGGCGCGATGAAGGGGAAGGGCGAGGACACGTCGGCCGTGATGGCCGAGGTCGGCGGGATCGGCGACGAGATGAAGGCGGGAGAAGCCAAGCTCGGCGACATCCAGGCGCGCTTGTCCGACCTGATGCTGGGCATGCCGAACGTCGCGCACGAAAGCGTGCCGGTCGGCAACGACGAAGCCGACAACGTCGAGGCGCGCCGCTGGGGCACGCCGCGCCAGTTCGATTTCGAGGTGAAGGATCACGTCGATGTCGGCACGCCGCTCGGCCTCGATTTCGAGACGGGCGCGAAGCTCGCCGGCGCGCGCTTCACGATGCTGCGCGGCCCGATCGCGCGCCTGCACCGCGCACTCGCGCAGTTCATGATCGACACGCACACGCAGCAGCACGGCTATACCGAGACGTACACGCCGTACATCGTGAACCCGGAGATCCTCTACGGCACGGGCCAGCTGCCGAAGTTCGCGGACGACATGTTCCGGGTCGAAAAGGGTGGCGCGGAGAACACGGTCACGCAATACCTGATCTCCACGTCCGAGATCTCGCTGACGAACACCGTGCGCGAGTCGATCGTCGACGCGTCCGCGTTGCCGATCAAGTTGACCGCGCATTCCCCGTGCTTCCGCTCGGAAGCCGGTTCGTACGGCCGCGACACGCGCGGGATGATCCGCCAGCACCAGTTCGACAAGGTCGAGATGGTGCAGGTCGTCGCACCGGAAACGTCGTACGCGGCGCTCGACGAGATGGTCGGGCATGCGGAAGCGATCCTGCAGAAGCTCGGCCTGCCGTACCGCGTGATCACGCTGTGCACGGGCGATATGGGCTTCTCAGCCGCGAAGACGTTCGACCTCGAGGTGTGGCTGCCCGCGCAGAACACCTATCGCGAGATCTCGAGCTGCTCGAACACCGAGGCGTTCCAGGCGCGCCGGATGCAGGCGCGTTTCCGCAACGCGCAGGGCAAGCCCGAGCTCGTGCATACGCTGAACGGTTCGGGTCTCGCGGTTGGCCGTACGCTCGTCGCGGTGCTGGAGAACTACCAGAATGCGGACGGCTCGGTCACGGTGCCGGAAGTGCTGCGTCCGTACATGGGCGGCATGGAGCGGATCGACGCGCCTGCACAGGCGTCGTGA
- a CDS encoding alkane 1-monooxygenase yields the protein MAMTDGSASGWSDGKRYLWLLGALTITLPILSAQLALSTGFHVFWWFGPLFAFGVIPILDTLIGDDRDNPPEAVVPHLERERYYRFIVYLATLVEYVAFFMCVWIVGTHTLAWYDYVGFALSLGAATGISINTAHELGHKTNRFERWLAKITLAPVAYGHFYVEHNRGHHVRVATAEDPASARYGESFWAFLPRTVTGSIRSAWRLEKARLERLGHSPWTWRNEVLHAWAMTVVVWGIAIAMAGKVVIPFLVIQAVYGASLLEVVNYVEHYGLGRRKLPSGRYERCTPQHSWNSNHVVTNLFLYQLQRHADHHANPTRSYQALRHFDDSPQLPAGYATMILFAYVPPLWYRVMNPRVVAHYGGDMAQSNIKPSIRDRVLAQYPAAA from the coding sequence ATGGCAATGACCGACGGATCGGCTTCGGGCTGGTCGGATGGCAAGCGATATCTGTGGCTGCTCGGCGCGCTGACGATCACGCTGCCGATCCTCTCCGCCCAGCTCGCGCTTTCGACGGGCTTTCACGTGTTCTGGTGGTTCGGCCCGCTGTTCGCGTTCGGCGTGATCCCGATCCTCGACACGCTGATCGGCGACGATCGCGACAATCCGCCCGAAGCCGTCGTGCCGCACCTCGAACGGGAGCGTTATTACCGGTTCATCGTCTATCTCGCGACGCTCGTCGAGTACGTCGCGTTCTTCATGTGCGTATGGATCGTCGGCACGCACACGCTCGCGTGGTACGACTACGTCGGCTTCGCGCTGTCGCTCGGCGCCGCGACGGGCATCTCGATCAATACCGCGCACGAGCTCGGGCACAAGACGAACCGCTTCGAACGCTGGCTCGCGAAGATCACGCTCGCGCCGGTCGCGTACGGTCACTTCTACGTCGAGCACAACCGCGGCCACCACGTACGCGTCGCGACGGCCGAGGACCCGGCGAGCGCGCGCTACGGCGAGTCGTTCTGGGCGTTCCTGCCACGCACCGTGACCGGCAGCATCCGCTCGGCGTGGCGGCTCGAAAAAGCACGCCTCGAGCGGCTTGGCCATTCGCCGTGGACCTGGCGCAACGAGGTGCTGCACGCATGGGCGATGACCGTCGTCGTGTGGGGCATCGCAATCGCGATGGCCGGCAAAGTGGTGATCCCGTTCCTCGTGATCCAGGCTGTCTACGGCGCGTCGCTGCTCGAAGTCGTGAACTACGTCGAGCACTACGGGCTCGGCCGCCGCAAGCTGCCGAGCGGCCGCTACGAGCGCTGCACGCCGCAGCATTCGTGGAACAGCAATCACGTCGTCACCAACCTGTTCCTGTACCAGTTGCAGCGGCATGCCGACCATCACGCGAATCCGACGCGCTCGTACCAGGCGCTGCGCCACTTCGACGATTCGCCGCAACTGCCGGCCGGCTACGCGACGATGATCCTGTTCGCGTACGTGCCGCCGCTCTGGTATCGCGTGATGAATCCGCGCGTCGTCGCGCACTACGGCGGCGACATGGCGCAATCGAACATCAAGCCGTCGATTCGCGACAGGGTGCTCGCGCAGTATCCGGCCGCGGCGTGA
- a CDS encoding methyl-accepting chemotaxis protein, giving the protein MKLSYKIPLAFAIALLLMFGGALYGIHILNRSIDTFAEDVQTNVGNERLVSATLAQFKLQVQEWKDTLLRGKQPDKLDRYWQAFQTRERTVDSLAAQLVRQLPPGESRSLVEQFMRAHTAMGDGYRRGFDAFKAAGFEPSAGDAAVAGVDREPAALLERAAKSIADESAAVSAQASRDAQRATTASLALMLVVLGVAMVGAYLFSRAILRPLDRAVACAQAVAGGDLTRNVDTSGRDEIADLLRALQTMQTSLSGVVLEVRTHAEAVATASAQIASGNHDLSSRTESQAASLAETTASMTELTGIVRQSAEHAQHAAQLARDASNIASAGGGVMTDAVHTMNGIADSAAKVGEIIAVIDGIAFQTNILALNAAVEAARAGEQGRGFAVVAAEVRTLAQRSASAAKEIKGLIEQSTQRVDEGAVLIGRAGESIHEIVGAVQRVTTIVGEISSASQEQSGGIQQVNVAVTQMDEATQRNAALVEQATAATQALAEQASALRHAVAVFRLPEMA; this is encoded by the coding sequence ATGAAGCTGAGCTACAAGATTCCCCTCGCATTTGCCATCGCGCTGCTGCTGATGTTCGGTGGTGCGCTGTACGGCATCCACATCCTCAACCGGTCGATCGATACGTTCGCCGAAGACGTGCAGACGAACGTCGGCAACGAACGGCTCGTATCGGCCACGCTCGCGCAGTTCAAGCTGCAGGTGCAGGAATGGAAGGACACGCTGCTGCGCGGCAAGCAGCCCGACAAGCTCGACCGCTACTGGCAGGCGTTCCAGACGCGCGAGCGCACGGTCGATTCGCTCGCTGCTCAGCTCGTCCGTCAGTTGCCGCCCGGCGAGAGCCGCTCGCTCGTCGAGCAGTTCATGCGTGCGCACACGGCGATGGGCGACGGCTACCGGCGCGGCTTCGACGCGTTCAAGGCGGCCGGCTTCGAGCCGTCGGCCGGCGATGCCGCCGTCGCGGGCGTCGACCGCGAACCGGCGGCGCTGCTGGAGCGGGCCGCGAAGTCGATCGCCGACGAGAGCGCCGCCGTGTCGGCGCAAGCGAGCCGCGACGCGCAGCGCGCGACCACCGCGAGCCTCGCGCTGATGCTGGTCGTGCTCGGTGTCGCGATGGTCGGCGCGTACCTGTTCAGCCGCGCGATCCTGCGTCCGCTCGACCGTGCGGTTGCGTGTGCGCAGGCCGTCGCCGGCGGCGACCTGACGCGCAACGTCGACACGTCCGGCCGCGACGAGATCGCCGATCTGCTGCGTGCATTGCAGACGATGCAGACGAGCCTGTCGGGCGTCGTGCTCGAAGTGCGGACGCATGCCGAAGCCGTCGCGACGGCGAGCGCGCAGATCGCGTCGGGCAATCACGATCTGTCGTCGCGCACCGAGTCGCAGGCCGCGTCGCTCGCGGAGACGACGGCCAGCATGACCGAACTGACGGGCATCGTGCGCCAGTCGGCCGAGCACGCGCAGCACGCGGCGCAGCTTGCGCGCGACGCGTCGAATATCGCGTCCGCGGGCGGCGGCGTGATGACGGACGCCGTCCACACGATGAACGGCATCGCCGACAGTGCGGCAAAGGTCGGCGAAATCATTGCGGTGATCGACGGCATTGCATTCCAGACCAACATCCTCGCGCTGAACGCGGCCGTCGAAGCGGCCCGTGCGGGCGAGCAGGGGCGCGGCTTCGCGGTCGTCGCGGCCGAGGTGCGCACGCTCGCGCAGCGCAGCGCGTCGGCTGCGAAGGAGATCAAGGGGCTCATCGAGCAATCGACGCAGCGGGTCGACGAGGGTGCCGTGCTGATCGGCCGCGCGGGCGAATCGATTCACGAGATCGTCGGCGCGGTGCAGCGCGTCACGACGATCGTCGGCGAGATCTCGTCGGCGTCGCAGGAGCAGAGCGGCGGCATCCAGCAGGTGAACGTCGCGGTCACGCAGATGGACGAAGCGACGCAGCGCAACGCGGCACTCGTCGAGCAGGCCACGGCCGCGACGCAGGCGCTGGCCGAGCAGGCGAGCGCGCTGCGGCACGCGGTGGCCGTGTTCAGGCTGCCGGAAATGGCGTGA